The sequence CTCATAAATTGACTGACGATCTGTTAATTTCGGCTAAGGAGAAAAATATAGAAAATCATATTCTTTTCGCCGCGATTAAGTCTGTGGATAGTCATGAGGTAATAAAAAGTATATTTATTGATTTAGGTAAAACCCCTATTACTGAAAAAGAATTTATTGATGTTACTCTTGGCAAGTTAACAATAGATGAGATCAAATTTGACTATAATGAAAAAACGGCAAAGTTACAGAAAGAAATGGATGACTTAAATAAGGAAATGTTTGGCGATGCTTATCTAGATGGTGGCCATGCAGTTGATAGCGCTATTCTTAGTGACGCGACAGCGGCAATGTTGGAAACTCGTGATGAGTTATTATCTTTTGCTTTTGAGAAGCAATTAAGCCAGGAAACAACCGCCATACCTTCTTCTTTATTCAAAGCTATTGTGCTAGGCCACGGAGCAACGCTCTGACAAACGTTAAAAGTCAGTCATGACTGCACTCTACTTTATTGTTGTCATTGATTGCCCTTTGCCAGATTCATCTGAATCTGGCAAATAACCCTCATCTGACTCACATCTATAACACTGCTATCGTGCAGATAATTCATCAACAGTTATCCTTATTAATCACCCGAATGACTCGATAATCATGCATAAAGGAAGATAACTGATGAAATTGAAATACTTACTGTTACCGGCGATGCTGTTCTCCGGTAGCTTGCTGGCTGCCGGCGTTACCGTGACCATGAATGAATCCCTGCCCGAAGGTAATGGCAAGGTGCTGGGTACTGTTACAGTAACAGAAACCGCTTATGGTTTATTGTTTACCCCCAATCTGACTGGGCTGGCAGCAGGTATCCATGGGTTCCATCTGCATGAAAAGCCAAGTTGTGCACCGGGCCAGAAAGAGGGTAAAGCCGTGCCTGCCCTTGCCGCTGGTGGCCACCTTGACCCGCAAAAAACCGACACTCACCTTGGCCCTTATAATGATAAAGGGCATCTGGGGGATTTACCGGGGCTGGTGGTCAATGCTGATGGCACCGCCACCTATCAGCTCTTGGCTCCGCGCCTGAAATCGTTATCCGAGCTGAAACAACATGCGCTGATGATCCATGCCGGTGGTGATAACTATGCTGACCATCCAATGCCACTGGGTGGTGGCGGTGCTCGCATGGCCTGCGGTGTTATTGAGTAACGCTCTGATACAAACAAACTGGCACTCTGGGGGCTGCCGGTTTGGTGAAGGCGAGGGAATCTGCAATAATTGCCCATTGGCCTAATCACGATATAGAGATACTGATGCTGTACCCGATTAATGAGATGTTCCAGACCTTGCAGGGCGAGGGTTACTTCACCGGCGTTCCGGCGATTTTTGTGCGCTTGCAGGGTTGCCCGGTAGGCTGTAGTTGGTGCGACACCAAGCATACCTGGGAAAAAGAGGCAGATCGGGAAGTCGATATGCAGCGCATTATGGTGAAAACCGCTGAAAGTGATGCCTGGGGTTCTGCCAGCGAACAGCAGCTATTGGCTATCTTTTCTCAGCAAGGATATACCGCTCGCCATGTGGTGATAACCGGCGGGGAGCCGGCTATCTACGATCTGCTACCGCTAACATCTGTATTGGAGCAAGCCGGTTACAGCTGCCAGATTGAAACCAGCGGCACGCACGAGGTGCAGTGCTCAGCAGCCACTTGGGTCACTGTTTCGCCGAAAGTGAAGATGCGCGGTGGCTTGAAAATATTGCCGCAAGCATTGCAGCGCGCAGATGAAATTAAGCATCCGGTGGGGCGCTTACGGGATATCGAAGCGCTGGAGGTGTTATTGGCTACTCTACATGATGATAAAAAACGGATAATTGCGTTGCAGCCCATCAGTCAGAAAGATGATGCAACCAAACTCTGCATTGAAACCTGTATCGCCAGGAACTGGCGGCTCTCCATGCAGACGCATAAATACCTAAACATAGCTTAAAGTGCAGGGCGTGGCAGCGCCCTGACGAATGATTTAACCGCGATAAACACAGCCCGCAGAGCAGGTCTCTTTCACCATCACGGCACTTAACTCAGGTAGTTGCGGTTTCAGCTGTTGCCAAATCCAGCACGCCAACACTTCGCTGGTTGGGTTTTCCAGGCCAGGAATATCGTTCAGATAGTGGTGATCCAAACGTTCCCAAATAGGGTTAAATGCCGCTTTTAGATCAGCAAAATCCATCACCCAACCGGAGTGA comes from Yersinia bercovieri ATCC 43970 and encodes:
- the sodC gene encoding superoxide dismutase family protein — encoded protein: MKLKYLLLPAMLFSGSLLAAGVTVTMNESLPEGNGKVLGTVTVTETAYGLLFTPNLTGLAAGIHGFHLHEKPSCAPGQKEGKAVPALAAGGHLDPQKTDTHLGPYNDKGHLGDLPGLVVNADGTATYQLLAPRLKSLSELKQHALMIHAGGDNYADHPMPLGGGGARMACGVIE
- the queD gene encoding 6-carboxytetrahydropterin synthase QueD translates to MSTTLFKDFQFEAAHRLPHVAAGHKCGRLHGHSFMVRIEVTGEVDAHSGWVMDFADLKAAFNPIWERLDHHYLNDIPGLENPTSEVLACWIWQQLKPQLPELSAVMVKETCSAGCVYRG
- the queE gene encoding 7-carboxy-7-deazaguanine synthase QueE, coding for MLYPINEMFQTLQGEGYFTGVPAIFVRLQGCPVGCSWCDTKHTWEKEADREVDMQRIMVKTAESDAWGSASEQQLLAIFSQQGYTARHVVITGGEPAIYDLLPLTSVLEQAGYSCQIETSGTHEVQCSAATWVTVSPKVKMRGGLKILPQALQRADEIKHPVGRLRDIEALEVLLATLHDDKKRIIALQPISQKDDATKLCIETCIARNWRLSMQTHKYLNIA